Genomic segment of Candidatus Firestonebacteria bacterium RIFOXYD2_FULL_39_29:
CGGCCCCTTTTAATTCCTATTTACCCTGCTTGTCGCAGGCTTGTTTTATGAACTTTGTAGCATCGCCTACGGTTTTCACCGAAAGAGCAGAATCTTCTTCCATCTCAATGTCAAAGGCAACTTCAAAAGCAGCTACCAATTCGATACTGGCAAAAGAATCAGCGCCCAGATCTTTTACAAATTCAGCTGTAGGGACTACTTTATCCGCGCTCACCTTAAGCTGTTTTACCACTACTTCTTTTACTTTTGCCTCTACTGCCGTTATATCCATTTTAATCTCCTCCGTTTCTATAATATTTTACTAAATAACGGTCGTCTTTCTGACCCAGTATTTCACATCCTCTTTCATCATATCTTTAAGCGCAAGAATATATTTCTCTTCTTCCGCTCCCATTGTGCATTTCCTTCTTCCCATGGCATATTTCGCCGTTTCCATGCTTTTCTGAGCTTTAAAGAACTTATCGTTCATCATCCAGCTGAAGGAAGGAATATACTTCGGAGCTACACCGCCGTTTCCGACCACATTGCTCATCATTCCGACCATTGTACCGGTGTTAAGTAAAGTTCCGATGGAAGTCTTGGTGTGATCTCCGATAAAGGAACCCACTTTGCCGTCGCCGGTATCCATTAACTCGCCCTTTACATAAAGCGAAACAGGGCCATAGTCATTTTTAAGATCGGAGTTGGTGGTCATAGCACCAAGGTTAACCCATTCACAAAGATATGCGTGACCCAGGAAACCGTCATGATATTTATTGGAATGACCGTGTATGATCGCGTCTTCCACTTCACCGCCGACTCTGCAGACAGGGCCTATTGCCGATCCGGTCCTTAAATTGGTACCAAAGAGCTGGGTCTTTTTACCTACTGCATTCGGACCCTCTATTCTTGTAAACGGAAATACGGTAACATCTTCGTCAATAATTATGGGACCGGCCGTAACATCAAGACAGACAAACGGGTGAATATCAGCGCCCTTGGCAATATATACATTCTTTTTATCGCCAAGAATAGCAGCCATAGGATGTAATTTTCCTTCAATTACTCCGCCCTTTCCTATTATTTTAAAATCGTCTTCTATCGCTGACGGGTTCTTCTGTACCAGGTTCCACGGCCATTCTACGATATACGCCTCTGAGGGAACTTTTTTGAGAGCAGCTTTCAAATTACTCATCATCTTCGTAATATCAGCATCATAAGCTTTTGCAAGAGTCCCTTTTAAAGCCCTCGCATAAATAACATCGCCGTTTGCCGCAGTTGCTATTTCTTCGCCGCCGTTTAATTCAATTTTTGTCCCTGCAGTCAAAAGCACGGCTCCGTTAATAAAAAGTGTATCTTCGCTTTTTATCTGGTTAGCATTATTTATCACATCAGCGCCCATCTTCTCTTTCATGAAAGCCGCTATCATATCCCTGACTATATAGGATACTTTTGTTCCCTTAAATTTCCTGACAATTTTCTCATACAGCATCGTATGCCCGCACTTTAACATGAAAGTAGGCCTCATGTAAGTCAACGGGTACAGATTATCAAACTTCGCATCTTCAAATACAACTACCTGCATATCTTTATCCCCCTTAGTTTCGCGTTATTTTTATATCCTTTTTCGAGTTGTCGAATTTAGTGCTTCGAATTTGATTCTATTTTACATTCTCATATGTATCTGCCGCAATCCTGACTTCTTCATCAGTAGGAATAATAAACACTTTGACTTTTGAATCGGCCGCGGATATTTCCCTTTCTTTTTTTGCCTTATCGAGATTTCTTTTTGCGTCAAATTTTATCCCGAGAGTTTCCATGTTTGAACAAATATACTCCCTGACAAATTCATCTTTTTCTCCGATTCCGCCGGTAAAGACAATCGCATCAGTCCCGTTAAGAACAGCCATGTACGAACCGATGTACTTTTTTATTTTATAACTGAATATCTCAAAAGCAAGTTTCGCCCTTTCATTTCCCTTGGCGATTGCTTCATGAATATTTCGCATATCATTGGATATTCCTGAAATCCCGAGCACACCTGATTTCTTATTCATCATGGTGTTTATCTTATCC
This window contains:
- a CDS encoding acyl carrier protein; translated protein: MTAVEAKVKEVVVKQLKVSADKVVPTAEFVKDLGADSFASIELVAAFEVAFDIEMEEDSALSVKTVGDATKFIKQACDKQGK